Within Triticum dicoccoides isolate Atlit2015 ecotype Zavitan chromosome 1B, WEW_v2.0, whole genome shotgun sequence, the genomic segment CTTCTTACTGAAAATTCACCACTTTTCTCATAGTGCCAGGCAATCCGATCTTCCACGTCCAAGGACGGAATTCGGATTTTACAAATCTCATCTGCATCAAAAGGGTAGAAGATTTGTCTAACTAGCTCCTCGTTCCATTCCTTCCTGTCAGAGTGCATTAGTTGGTTAACCCATCGGATCCGAGACCTCCTAATGAAAGCTGCTgtcatgaggccctccctccttggGATCCATTGATCCCGTTGGATTTGGATGTTCTTTCCATTCCCCACCCTCCAGATTACGCCCTTTTTGAGCAACTCAAGCCCAAACTCTATTGCTCTCCAAACAGGAGACGCATCCTTCGCAAAGACCGTGTCGAGGAGATTCCCTTGCGGGTAAtatttgcttttaagaactcatgcacaTAGGCTATCCGGGTTTTGAATTAGTCGTCATCCCTGTTTGGCAAGCAATGCTTGATTAAACAGGTGCATATCTCTGAATCTGATGCCTCCCACTCTTTTTGGCTTTGTCATCCGTTCCCATGACATCTAGTGGACCTTCCTGTGTCCCTCATCCTCTCCccaccagaactttctgatcattcTTTCATATTTTTCACAGAAGCCTTTTGAGAGCATAAAAACACTCATAGTGAATGTTGGAAGGGCCTGGACAACCGACCTAACATGAACCTCCTTGGCTGCATAAAACATAAATTTCTCACTCCAATCACTGCATCTTTTCTGAAATCTATCCATGATTAGTTGGAATTGTTCTTCCTTCATTCTTTCTTCCGGGGTGGGCAGACCCAGATacttgctttcaaaagtttccaattgCACTCTGAGAATGGTTTTTATTTCCTCTCTTGTTTGGGCCGGGCATGCTTCACTAAATAGAATCGAGCACTTGCTAGCACTTAGAAGCTGCCCCGTACACTTTTGGAAGGAGGCAAGAACTCTCTTGATAGCTTCCCCTTGCTCCGGGATGGCCTTAAAGAAAATTAAACTGTCGTCCGCAAACAGGAGATTTGATATCCCCGGGCTATTTCTTGCAACCTTAATGGGCGTAATCTTGTTCTCTGCCATTTCCTTTTTCAGCAAATGCACCAAGCCATCAGCCACAAACAAAAAAAGGTATGGACTTAGTGGATCCCCTTGCCTCAGGCCCCTAGATGGGCAGAATGGTTCTAGGAGCTCACCATTGCATCTCACCAAATATCTAACAGATCGAACACATTGCATCACCCAATCAGTCCATATTTTAGCAAAAACCTGATTTCCGCAGAACACCTTCCATAAAACTCTAGTCAACTCTGTCATACGCCTTTGCAAGATCAAGTTTATATGCACAGTAATTGTCTCTCTCATTCCGACAGTGTTGGATCTTGTGGAAACACTCGAACGCAATGATAGCGTTATCTGTTATTAGTCTGCCCGAATGAAAGCGCTCTGGGTCTCTGAAATGATCTCATCCAAGATGGGCCTTAACCTGTTTACAAGGCACTTCGACACAACTTTATATATGACGTTACATAGACTGATCGGTCTGTAGTCCTTCAAGGATTGTGGGTCATTACCTTTTGGTATTAATACTATCACTGTGTCATTTATTCCTTCCGGGAGAATGCTCTTCTCAAAGAAATCCAATACTCCTTTCACAACTTCCTCCTTAACTTCCCCCCAATTTCTTTGGAAGAACCGCGCCGGAAAGCCATCCGGTCCGGGAGATTTTAAGGGACCAATTTGGAATAGGACATCGCTTATTTCCTCGGCAGAAAAAGGTTTAGTTAGTGCATCATTCATCTCCCTGCTAACTCGTTCAGGCACTAGCTCAAGAACCTCTATTGGATCCACTCCTTCCTCCTTCTCATAAAGCTTTTTAAAGAAGCCGTTTGTCATCTCATGAATGATTTTTGCGTCCTCTACCCAGATTTCGTTTTTGTCCTTCAGTTTCAcaatggagttcttcttcttcctccaagttgCCTTTTGCTGAAACCACTGTCATCCGCTGGTTCTTCCTCACCATCTCGCCGGACCTCTTCCAGACGGTCGTGAAGGACAGTGACGATGCCTGCACCGTGTGAACCAAGCTGAATGGGCTCTTCACcgacaaccagctccagcatcacaTTTTTTCGAAGCAAGAGTTTTTTGGGTGTCACCAGGACAACACCTCCGTCGACGGCTATTGTGGCCGCCTGAAGACTCTCGCTGACGAGCTCCGCGATATTGGCGCGAAGATCGATGATGACCTCCTCCTCTGCATGCTCACCATCAggctcaacgaggacttcggcaacgccgcGGCGAACCTCAGCCTCATCCCCAACCCGTCCTTCGTCAAGTTCGTTGCGTACCTCCGCTTGAAGGAGCGGCGGATGAAGCAGGTGAAAGAGCTAATCATGTTAGCAAGCAACCACTACAACCTACGGTGACCTCATTTCGAAACAGAGATGCAGCAGATCGTTCGACAAGGTAACCGTTTGAGAACAAGAAAAAAGCCGGTGTCTTTTttatagcatcagtacagacacaagcgctcatatacacacgcatacactcatccctataaacgcacacacgcacaccctacccctatgagcaccttcgagagactgagacggcatatcatcttgagatttacgaagtcaccgtaggcgcctcgtcgtcgacgggaacgtcgacTGTGGAAAGAACGAGGCCCTCTCGACACATGTCAACTAACCAGCATTATCTAGCTTCAGACGCAGCATGGACTTTTTGTcggataaaatattaaactatctaGTGCTACTGATGTACCTGATGTGGTTATTTGTagagaaaagtatatttttcgtccttcAAGTCTTGGCAAAGTCTAGATTTGATGCGTCAACTATGAAACCAGACAAGTTGCACCCTAGGATGACTCACCGTGGTTTGACCAGTTCAAAGTGACACCGGGCGAGTGGATGCCGTCGGATGCTCAGGTGGTCTTAAGCGCGTCATCGGCCACCGCCATGAGCTCCCGCTTCACTGATACGCGGACCTTGCGGAGCGGCCTTACGGAGATCGTCAGGACCAAAGCCACCGCGCCGGAGGCCTCCACGTCCAGGTCCTGCTCCTGCTGCTTGATGCACGGCAACTGCTCGACCAAATGCTCAGCTGAAGAAATAGAAGGAGGAAGAAGATCGACTAGGATTGTCACGTGGACGCTAACCCGGTCAAAACCACGCCATGTCATCGCGAAACCACTTGCAATCAGGAGACGCACTTAGCTTGTCCAGTTTTTAAAGTTGAAGGTGCAAGTTGTCTGGTTTCATTGTTGGGGGATTAAATCTAGACTTCGTCCAGAattgagggacgaaaaatatacttttctcgATGATATTCTGTAGgatcacacaacatgtcatgatAATTGCCAAGACATCCTTGTTGTTCTAGTAACGAGAAGGACCACGAGCAATTTCAGACCTAGCTTGCAGCACTTCAAATGCCCTCTCAATGTCCTTCCCCGCCGCTTCTCGCGCCTTTGTGAAATGCTTAAATTTCTTGGGCTCGGGATTAGAAACCGCCTTCACAAATGCTGAACGAGATGGACAGATGACATCATCTTTGATGGTGGGCTTGGTCATAATGATGGCCGTTCACATGAGTTGCATGCTGGAGCAGTACCACCTGCTATCTTAGTATGTACAGCACCTATTGGGCTACAGCGAACAGGGGAAGACTAAACTGCTGCTGACCCCTATTATACACACCAACCCAAAGGAAAGAAGCAGCAGAAAACCAAACCAGAGCTGGCCGGCCTGGGGTGTGATTCGGCGATGCTCGACTCTGACTCCAACGCCAAGCAGTAACCCCAACCCCTCTCAATCGATAGCTACAGCTACTGCAGTACAGTACACATACAGAAGCAATCACCACATCCTTCCACAGCGCTCCAAACTGTAGAGTACTACAAAGTTTCTCAACAAGTTGAAGCTTTATTGATTCCTCCTGCAAAAGTACAATCGGTTTAAATACAGCTACTGCAGTACAGTCGGGTTTTTCTAGTCCGATGTTTTTCGTTTtcgttttttttcaatttttttcatcatttaaaaaaatcatgaacatttttaaagcttTTTCCAAGTAATGCACCATTTAAAAACTTGCAACTTTTAAAATattctgaacatttttcaaatccgtAAAAGTTTTAGATCCATAACGTCTCCAAATATCCCAACGTTTTTTCAAGTTCATGAGCATTTTTCAATCTATGACATTATTCAAATTTTGAACAAATTCATAATCTTTTTAAAATTCAGAAACCTTTTGAATGTAACAAAAATTAATCTATCATATTATAAAGTCTAAAGAAAAAAATTAGAAGTCGTTTTTTCACGAACCTGTAGCTAGTCGTTCTTTTAACTAGCCAATGAGCAAGCGATAGAACTGCAAGCGAGCTAGCGATAGAACTGTGAGCGAGCTAGCGAGAGAATGCTAATGGGCCATGGGCCCATAGCCCGCTGTCCCTTCCATGCAAGCGGTATAGATCTTTGTGATGCCTGAAGCGCTAGATAGCAATTCCCTTTTCATGGGTGTAAGATAACTGGGCCTTCACGAGAAGTCTGAATGCATGTAATGGAGACCTCACACCGCTCAAGAAAATGTAACGGTGCCAACTGATTCTATTGTGGAAACTAACATAACAATATAACATGTAAATTAAGCTCTTTTCAATAATGTGGCCATTCTGCTTGGATATATAATTTCATTTACCTATTTTGTTAGCTGTAGTCATGCGCACCATCGCTCTACTACAGTTGAAGAAAGAGCAAAAGAGTAGTCCAAGTCCAAGTAGTAGAGTAGCTTCTTGTTTCCTTTCTTCTTCAGTTTTATGTACTCTTTTATTTCTGGTTTTCTTTTTGGCTGAGTTTCTCTATACTCTCCGTCATGTTGGTGCTTTCTTCAACTACACTAGGACACACATTTGGGTGCGTGTTCGAATCGACTAACTTTAGCTAAGTTAACTCCCCTTTTGTGATCAGCATATCATAAATCTATTTAAAATAACCTAGACACGACGATTGACAAATGGAGGCTTGTAACGGTAAATTACTACTGGTTAACCTGAAAGTAGTGGCTACACACGGGTGTACTCCGCCTGGGTGATCAAAAGGTTGAAAACACTAAATCAAACAAAATCTAAAAATCCAGGAATTTTACAACATCAAACATGATAAAATATTTTAGGTTCTTGCAAATTTGATCTCAAAATAACATTCGAGGAGCTCATAAAAAACCCACTGCTCAAAAAGTGCAACAAAGTTTGTGTCGTAATTTTGTAATTTTCTGTTCAGAGCTCCTCGAATGTCATTCGTGGATAAAATTGTGCAAAAGCCTAAAACATTTGAGCATGTTTGATGTCGCAAAGTTTCAGGATTTTTTGCCTTTGTTTGATATTGCTTTTTCATTTTTTTCGCTCACTCGGGAGTAGAAAATACAATCAATTCTTTCTCTGTAGAAAATCAAACATcctgtgaagcaaaagagcaattTCAGGGAGCCTCTGAAGCAAGTCTCTTGGCTGAACATGTTCGTCCTGCGCCTAAGTATAATGGAGTATGTATCGCGGGAGCATTACTGTTCTGAAAGGGAACAAGTGACCCCGCAAAAAAAAGGGAACAAGTGGAAGTAAACTAGTTGTTATAACATCCCGCGATGCGCTTTTTATCTTTACCTATTATGTTGTGGCGGGCACTGTAATTCACCCGCCACTACAATATGGTTTTGAATTCATAGAACCTGTAAACACATTGAAATCATATGTACTTATTGTAGTAATTTATGCGGTTAAGACTGTTAACACGGCAGGGATAATGGTTTATATAAGACAATTATTTGGCTCATCCGCTGGATCACATAAGTACCTAGACAATGACCTGATGTAGATCGCCCTGACCCATAGTAGAAACAAGATGGTCCGGCCCATACTATCAATATATCAGTTTGTTCAGTTGCCACCAAATGAACTTTATTGATTTGTTGCACAACATAGTAATACATGAAAATGGGAAGTAACACCTTGAAAAGGATCTAGTAGAAATAAAAAATCACTCTGAATAGAGAAAATACAAGGGAACAAATTGAAACACCACCATTGAAAAGGGTCATGCATGGCTGGTACATGGAAATGCGAACAACCGGTGTCCGCTTTATTATGGAGGATACATATTTAGTTATGACGTTCGTCTTTGACCTTATTTGCATCAATAATTTGGATTGCATACTTCGATGGTGATGTTTGAAATGTTCTTGGGGCTCGACTGTTGAACAGGAACCAAGTCAATGAATCCAGTTGCATACTTAAATAACCCAGTCCCTCCAACAATAGCCCACTGACCATTATCCAAGATGTTGCCCATAACAGCaaggctggagcccttgtacctaTGTGCATGTGGAAAATGAAAATGAGAAACAGAAATAATTTAACTTCTTATAATGTAGATTAACTATCCTAATTAACGAAGCCATAAAATTTAAAAATGGCGTACCTTGGATCCTCGAACGTTATCATGATGGTAGATATGGAGTTGCCGGCAAGAATGTGGCTGCCTTGTCCGCGGGCGAACACCGGACCGGGGCCTGGACCTTCGTAAATTACCGAGTCATTAACAGCAGTATGACCAAACTTGTAATCCTTTTGGATCACAGTGGCTTGATTTGTGCCGGCCCCATCGCCGATACGGTGCAAGGACAAGTTGCTCATGATGGTCTTGTTATAACTGGTGGGCATAACCCGGGTGTTGGACAAAATAACAGCCGTCATGGGTGTGTGTGGAGGAGAGGGCAAGAAATAGCTAGGTGCTTGGGATATCTCTTGTTTTTTGGCTGTGGAGAGTAACAAGGGCAATCACATGTCTATTTATAGCATGCTTATGCCTTGGCTATGCGTGTGCTTACTGCGTCCAGAGGCTTCGGGCCTCAGCAAATGCATCATGTGGCTACTGGGTACTAGATAAGAGCAACACATCATCAAAGTCACTGAGTTCAGAGGATCAGTTAATTTAGTAAGTCTGTTTTAGAGAGACTTAATTACTGCAAACAACAACATTTAATTACTGTCGCTGTCGGTGACTAACTGGCTAGCTGCGTAAAAAACTATGGTATGCAATTAGGCCTCTTTTGCATTTACAATGTTAGCACATGCGCAAGAAGGGCCGCCATTGGAATGCTCAGAAGAACCACATGCGCAGCACTAGGAAACACAAGCTAGTGTAGTGAGCAAGACGAGTATACTGTTTGAGTTCTATGTTATACAACGGTCGTACACAGCCTGAGACGTTTTCCCGAACCAGTATAATCACGAGGAAAATATTTAATCTTATCAATAGCGATGCAGGCTCTGATAACTAATCAAATGGCCACACCGACGCATCGACAGCCATCTGAGACAGTGTGCATTGGCATTACAAAACTTCCGCTTGCAAGCAGGAAGATAATTTTGTTTCAGATACGTTCGATGCATCACGTGATCAGTCACATGCTTATCACCAAATACAAGGAAGAAAGAGATTAATTTTTCAGTCTCGTGAGTCATGACATTGGTTTTAAATACCTTGCCATTAGCTGCCAGTTGACCCCACTTAGTTGCAAGCTCTGCTGTAAATCTATTGAGCAATTAGCTACCATTTGCAAATTTCCTTTCGAGATACCAGTTATACATACTAGAAATAACAAAAGCTAAAATAAACGATTAGAGTGCCCTTGCGTTGCCACGAGCTTTTGAAATAAATTTTTAGAGTTATATAAACATAATGCATGATAAATTTCACATGAAGAGATAGATAGCACCGGCATAACCGGCTAATAATCAAAGCCCAATCCACTTGCAATGTAAGTTGATACCCCCTCCAttgctaaatataagtctttcttaaAGATTTCACATGGacgacatacgaagcaaaatgagtgaatctacactctaaaatatgtctatatacatccgtatgtagtcccaaATCACAATATATTAATTCAAAAGGATAAGTACTAGAAGAGCTAGAGTAGTTAAAGGGAAGACGCACATGTTTGCCTATCTGAGATGACTCATAAAACGAAGAATTGTGGTAATCACGATTACATGGTATGAAAAATTTACTAAGCATAGATGCTAAAACAGCAGGACTGGGATGACCCAAACGACTATGCCAAAGGTCGATGGAGGCCACCATGGATGTAGGAGGAGCGGTGGCAGGGAAACCGTGAAGAGAGTAGAGTTCGCTGGAGCTATTAAATCGAGCGATCTCGGCCTTGGTCTGGTAATCCTTCACAGACGGACCCAAAAGGATCAAACTCAATAGAAACTAGATTGTCACGAGTAAATTGGCCAACATAAATTAGGTTTTTAATAAGAGCGCGTGCAACAAGAACATCTCAAAGAAGAAGTGGTTTAGTGGGAGAGGGAAGTTGAGCCTGACCAACACAGTATATGAGAATAGATGAACCATCACCCAGAGTAAtggaaggaaaaggagaaggagtgCAAGAAGATAGGAAATTACTTGATGCAGACATATGACTAGATTAGTTCTGGCCATGGGCAGCCCAGCCCGAACGGCCCGACCCGACCCGACGCTGCccaggcctagattttgagcccgaaggccgggccgGGCCTGGACCCATCGTTTTCACGTTTTTCTGAAGGGCGGGCCGGGCCAGGCTTGGGCCTAGCAGGCTTTTATGTTTGCGGTCCGGGCTTGGGCCCAAAAAataggcccgatggccgggccgggcctGGTTTTTTGCGTTGAGCTTGGCTAGGCCTGGtccggcccgaggtatggccaggtatagaCTAGAGGCACCAGAATAAAAAATCGAATTCGTACCTGAGTTTCCTTGGGTGGCAAAGTTGTTCATGGCCTGGAGAAAGGCGGCTTGATCCCAGCTCGATGATGCAGGTGAAGTTGGTGTGGCAAGCAGCGCTAGCTGATATGTCGTTGAAGGCAGGAGAGCAGACGAGGGTGTGTAGTAGAGACTTCCATCAGTAGGAGACGGTGATGGAGCACCATAAGGAGCATACGATGGAGCAGCATGATATGTGTTCGCCGGCTGTCGAGGGGTAAGCAACCTAGGGACACCATTATGCTGACGAAGGCCGGGTTGCCAAGCACCGGTGTAGGCAGGTGGAGCGCCAAGGGGGGAAGGGGCAGACCAGGACATAGGCCATGGCTGGACAAGCCCGGTCAATGGATCTTGTGGAGGACGCCAGGATGGAGCCGCAGGTGAAGCACTTGCAGCCGGTGCAGGGTTTGAAGAAGGCGGTGTCGAAGGAGGCGCCAAGCGCATCGAGGGCAGCTTGTAAATTGGGTTTTTGCTGTGGTAGTTGGAACTGGGGTCCTAGCTTGGAGGTGGCTGCATGGATGACGTCGGGGGTGGCGTGGCGGCAGGAGCTGGCATGGGAGGCGCTGATGGAGACGGTGTATGAGGACGAGCCGCAACATGGAAGACCCTTGGGTGAGACTCCTTGGAAGCTTGAGTGTCCACTGCGAGCTACAACATGGAGCGGACTTCGGTGAAGGTTGGAGGAGGCCGCATCATCGGGATGAAGGAGGCCCGCTTGTCGAAATCCTCGCCGAGCCCTACGATGATGATGCTGATGAGTTGTGAGTCGCTGACGGAGGATCGCCGAGTTCGAGAAGCTCGTCGCCGATGGCCTTGACGTGCTGGCAGAAGAGGTTTACCGGGGCATCGGCTTGGGCCAGGTTACGCAGCTCGGTGTGCAGAGCATTTTTTTGAGCGTCGCTGTTGCTTTGAAAAAGCTGGCGAAGAGAGCCCCAGATGCTGTCGGTTGTGGCGCCGTCGTGATCAAGCATGTTGAATATCTCGGTGGTGATGCGGGTGTAGAACCACTGAACAATCGCGAGATCGTCTTTCACCCATTGAGGATCATCAGGGCGAGGAGGACTGTTGGCGGCAACGTGAGAGCGGAGGTTGCAGCGTCCCAGGTGCAAATCAATGAGGTGACGCCAATGATAATAGTTGTGGGCGGCAAGGTCGAGGACGATGGGGATGAAGGGGCTGACatcggtgatggtgttggtgagcgACATAGGTGCAGCCAGGCGCCGCCGCGGCCATGACTTTGGCGATGAGAGCAACCAGCCGCTCGAAGTAgccaggcggcggcggtggtggggtgGGTGGAGCAATACCCTAAATCCTATGATCGATAAACTGATACCATGATAGATGAATAAAACTATTGCTTACTGATTATTTGGTACAAGGTACATGGATATGTATATTGGTACAAGCCGACGTAGACTAGGTATTACAAACCGACTTGGACTATGAAGGTCCAAGGAAAATTCTAACATGCAGCCTGAGATCTGTTCTCAAACAAATCAAAAGTCAAACGTATTAGCAGTGGCACTGATGACCGGGATCAGCCAGCGATCCACACAAATAACGATGCGGGTTTCAAATGGCTTGGCTACACCGAGGCACCGACAGTCATCTGAGATGATGTGCACTTCTATTAGAGAACGTCCACTTCTGggtaaaaaatgatttttttttcaaataaggtTAACGGATCACATGCAAAGTCACATGCTTGTTGCGGAAGATCGAGGAAGAAAGTGGTTCATTTACCAAAATTTACCCTCTTCATGACCTTCTGTGCTATGAATTACTACTGTGCTCTTCATAAAATGTAGGAAAGTGCAAATGCAAAGGGAAAAGGGAGTTCAGAATATGAAGACGCACTAACACTATACAGGCTAGAACAAAAGGTAAAATAAAATCTACAAATGCAAAAAAAAAACCAGATTTAAGCAGAGTGGAGATTTGGGGGCCCAATGAATTGGCTAATAGGAATGCATACACAGTGTGCAACTAAACCAACTGGGTGTGACTATGGATGTAGGTTTTAAACTAATCAAATTGGCTACTCCGAAGCACCGACAATGCGCACTTCAATTACCGAACTTCCACTTGTTAAACGCATCATGTGAATAGCCACAGAAGATGAGGAAGAAAGTGATTCGTTTTACCTTGAGGAGGTGGACAAAATACACGCTCTTCATGACACAACTTGTGCTTCTTTGCTATGAATGACAACAAATGTGCAAGTGACAAAAAAATTTGAGGTGAGAACTTAGAATGCCAAGACGTACTACA encodes:
- the LOC119299161 gene encoding uncharacterized protein LOC119299161 encodes the protein MTAVILSNTRVMPTSYNKTIMSNLSLHRIGDGAGTNQATVIQKDYKFGHTAVNDSVIYEGPGPGPVFARGQGSHILAGNSISTIMITFEDPRYKGSSLAVMGNILDNGQWAIVGGTGLFKYATGFIDLVPVQQSSPKNISNITIEVCNPNY